One window of the Salvia splendens isolate huo1 chromosome 1, SspV2, whole genome shotgun sequence genome contains the following:
- the LOC121751985 gene encoding COP9 signalosome complex subunit 7-like isoform X1, with the protein MDFEERQAEHIDYFVKKASTLKGHALANVVVEATSHPSLFAFSEILAIPSVLELEGTENSAFLDLLRMFAHGTWSEYKNVAGRLPQLVPDQVLKLKQLTVLTLAETDKVLPYDTLMQELDVSNVRELEDFLINDCMYVGIVRGKLNQLRRCFEVQFAAGRDIRPGQLGSMIDILGNWLATSDNLLVSIQEKIKWADTMGEIDQKHKKVVEERVEEVKKTLSMKADIDYPGHEENFSELGGVMDHDQDRNRPKRRRHRDRTEGESLG; encoded by the exons ATGGACTTTGAAGAAAGACAGGCGGAGCACATAGACTATTTTGTGAAGAAGGCTTCCACTCTGAAGGGCCACGCACTAGCAAACGTCGTCGTTGAGGCCACTTCGCACCCATCTCTATTTGCTTTCTCCGAGATTCTCGCAATTCCCAGTGTTCTCGAG CTTGAAGGAACTGAGAATAGTGCCTTCCTTGATTTGCTTCGCATGTTTGCACATGGTACTTGGAGTGAATATAAGA ATGTTGCTGGTCGTCTTCCACAATTGGTTCCTGATCAAGTTCTCAAGCTGAAGCAGCTGACTGTGCTTACTCTGGCCGAGACAGACAAG GTATTGCCATACGACACATTGATGCAGGAGTTGGATGTTTCAAATGTTCGCGAGTTGGAGGATTTTCTCATCAATGATTGTATGTATGTG GGGATAGTTAGAGGAAAGCTGAATCAGTTACGAAGATGCTTTGAG GTGCAATTTGCAGCTGGGAGGGATATCAGACCTGGACAATTAGGGAGCATGATTGATATTCTAGGGAATTG GTTGGCTACATCAGATAACCTTCTTGTCTCaattcaagagaagatcaaatGGGCTGACACTATGGGTGAGATTGACCAGAAGCACAAGAAGGTGGTAGAAGAGAGGGTGGAAGAAGTGAAGAAGACACTATCTATGAAG GCAGACATTGACTACCCAGGGCATGAAGAGAACTTTTCTGAACTTGGTGGAGTAATGGACCATGACCAAGATCGTAATCGGCCAAAGAG GAGACGACATCGCGATAGAACTGAGGGGGAGTCCCTCGGATGA
- the LOC121751985 gene encoding COP9 signalosome complex subunit 7-like isoform X4: MDFEERQAEHIDYFVKKASTLKGHALANVVVEATSHPSLFAFSEILAIPSVLELEGTENSAFLDLLRMFAHGTWSEYKNVAGRLPQLVPDQVLKLKQLTVLTLAETDKVLPYDTLMQELDVSNVRELEDFLINDCMYVGIVRGKLNQLRRCFEVQFAAGRDIRPGQLGSMIDILGNWLATSDNLLVSIQEKIKWADTMGEIDQKHKKVVEERVEEVKKTLSMKETTSR; this comes from the exons ATGGACTTTGAAGAAAGACAGGCGGAGCACATAGACTATTTTGTGAAGAAGGCTTCCACTCTGAAGGGCCACGCACTAGCAAACGTCGTCGTTGAGGCCACTTCGCACCCATCTCTATTTGCTTTCTCCGAGATTCTCGCAATTCCCAGTGTTCTCGAG CTTGAAGGAACTGAGAATAGTGCCTTCCTTGATTTGCTTCGCATGTTTGCACATGGTACTTGGAGTGAATATAAGA ATGTTGCTGGTCGTCTTCCACAATTGGTTCCTGATCAAGTTCTCAAGCTGAAGCAGCTGACTGTGCTTACTCTGGCCGAGACAGACAAG GTATTGCCATACGACACATTGATGCAGGAGTTGGATGTTTCAAATGTTCGCGAGTTGGAGGATTTTCTCATCAATGATTGTATGTATGTG GGGATAGTTAGAGGAAAGCTGAATCAGTTACGAAGATGCTTTGAG GTGCAATTTGCAGCTGGGAGGGATATCAGACCTGGACAATTAGGGAGCATGATTGATATTCTAGGGAATTG GTTGGCTACATCAGATAACCTTCTTGTCTCaattcaagagaagatcaaatGGGCTGACACTATGGGTGAGATTGACCAGAAGCACAAGAAGGTGGTAGAAGAGAGGGTGGAAGAAGTGAAGAAGACACTATCTATGAAG GAGACGACATCGCGATAG
- the LOC121751985 gene encoding COP9 signalosome complex subunit 7-like isoform X3 yields the protein MDFEERQAEHIDYFVKKASTLKGHALANVVVEATSHPSLFAFSEILAIPSVLELEGTENSAFLDLLRMFAHGTWSEYKNVAGRLPQLVPDQVLKLKQLTVLTLAETDKVLPYDTLMQELDVSNVRELEDFLINDCMYVGIVRGKLNQLRRCFEVQFAAGRDIRPGQLGSMIDILGNWLATSDNLLVSIQEKIKWADTMGEIDQKHKKVVEERVEEVKKTLSMKLHTVSRQTLTTQGMKRTFLNLVE from the exons ATGGACTTTGAAGAAAGACAGGCGGAGCACATAGACTATTTTGTGAAGAAGGCTTCCACTCTGAAGGGCCACGCACTAGCAAACGTCGTCGTTGAGGCCACTTCGCACCCATCTCTATTTGCTTTCTCCGAGATTCTCGCAATTCCCAGTGTTCTCGAG CTTGAAGGAACTGAGAATAGTGCCTTCCTTGATTTGCTTCGCATGTTTGCACATGGTACTTGGAGTGAATATAAGA ATGTTGCTGGTCGTCTTCCACAATTGGTTCCTGATCAAGTTCTCAAGCTGAAGCAGCTGACTGTGCTTACTCTGGCCGAGACAGACAAG GTATTGCCATACGACACATTGATGCAGGAGTTGGATGTTTCAAATGTTCGCGAGTTGGAGGATTTTCTCATCAATGATTGTATGTATGTG GGGATAGTTAGAGGAAAGCTGAATCAGTTACGAAGATGCTTTGAG GTGCAATTTGCAGCTGGGAGGGATATCAGACCTGGACAATTAGGGAGCATGATTGATATTCTAGGGAATTG GTTGGCTACATCAGATAACCTTCTTGTCTCaattcaagagaagatcaaatGGGCTGACACTATGGGTGAGATTGACCAGAAGCACAAGAAGGTGGTAGAAGAGAGGGTGGAAGAAGTGAAGAAGACACTATCTATGAAG TTACATACTGTAAGCAGGCAGACATTGACTACCCAGGGCATGAAGAGAACTTTTCTGAACTTGGTGGAGTAA
- the LOC121751985 gene encoding COP9 signalosome complex subunit 7-like isoform X2 produces the protein MDFEERQAEHIDYFVKKASTLKGHALANVVVEATSHPSLFAFSEILAIPSVLELEGTENSAFLDLLRMFAHGTWSEYKNVAGRLPQLVPDQVLKLKQLTVLTLAETDKVLPYDTLMQELDVSNVRELEDFLINDCMYVGIVRGKLNQLRRCFEVQFAAGRDIRPGQLGSMIDILGNWLATSDNLLVSIQEKIKWADTMGEIDQKHKKVVEERVEEVKKTLSMKKLHTVSRQTLTTQGMKRTFLNLVE, from the exons ATGGACTTTGAAGAAAGACAGGCGGAGCACATAGACTATTTTGTGAAGAAGGCTTCCACTCTGAAGGGCCACGCACTAGCAAACGTCGTCGTTGAGGCCACTTCGCACCCATCTCTATTTGCTTTCTCCGAGATTCTCGCAATTCCCAGTGTTCTCGAG CTTGAAGGAACTGAGAATAGTGCCTTCCTTGATTTGCTTCGCATGTTTGCACATGGTACTTGGAGTGAATATAAGA ATGTTGCTGGTCGTCTTCCACAATTGGTTCCTGATCAAGTTCTCAAGCTGAAGCAGCTGACTGTGCTTACTCTGGCCGAGACAGACAAG GTATTGCCATACGACACATTGATGCAGGAGTTGGATGTTTCAAATGTTCGCGAGTTGGAGGATTTTCTCATCAATGATTGTATGTATGTG GGGATAGTTAGAGGAAAGCTGAATCAGTTACGAAGATGCTTTGAG GTGCAATTTGCAGCTGGGAGGGATATCAGACCTGGACAATTAGGGAGCATGATTGATATTCTAGGGAATTG GTTGGCTACATCAGATAACCTTCTTGTCTCaattcaagagaagatcaaatGGGCTGACACTATGGGTGAGATTGACCAGAAGCACAAGAAGGTGGTAGAAGAGAGGGTGGAAGAAGTGAAGAAGACACTATCTATGAAG AAGTTACATACTGTAAGCAGGCAGACATTGACTACCCAGGGCATGAAGAGAACTTTTCTGAACTTGGTGGAGTAA